From the Salarias fasciatus chromosome 16, fSalaFa1.1, whole genome shotgun sequence genome, one window contains:
- the LOC115403697 gene encoding kelch-like protein 9, whose amino-acid sequence MGGNGDDGGGGRLSRRLSRLSSRHQSRDPPRPPAPQERPPAPAAQQDDRAPPAAVAPPPPPPAAAAAAAAPPPAPLHLFMVSPPKRPDKATKPRLPPRPLSRVFSSTSHGANVLQGFDSFRMDETLCDVMLVPGDSKEAFPVHRVLMASSSDYFKAMFTGGMREQEMREIKLHGVTKAGLKSVIDFIYTSRVSLDMGNLQDTLEAANFLQVMPVLNFCNQLLSSELTIDNCVEIERIAADLLLEDVQQNIGEFVCRNLSDLVQSGRFLQLSQSSLAFALSSNSLQGFSELELYHIAREWLDFDPSTRSASVYALMRHVRFPLMSPGELIQISQEDEERGDSMMRSDTSCVNLLLEASNYQMMPFLQPGLQTERTRIRSDATHILALGGVMRQQLVVSRELRLYEQETGLWRALKPMDVPRYQHGVALLGGFLFIVGGQSTYDTKGKTAIDSAYRYDPRFDKWLQIASLNEKRTFFHLSALKGKLFAVGGRNVSGEIDSVECYNLRTNEWTFVEPMVEPHYGHAGTVHGDLLYISGGITRDTFQRELWCYDPAGDAWSRRADMMELRGLHCMCTVGDRLYVMGGNHFRGSSDYNDVLGCEFYSPAADQWTAVAPMPRGQSDVGVTVFGGHVYVVGGYSWNTRCMVDIVQRYDPERDLWERVFDVLEPLGGIRACTMTVHLPEGSVDEAQIPEGPLPTAKS is encoded by the exons atgacagggcgcctcctgcagccgtggctcctcctcctcctcctcctgccgccgccgccgccgctgctgctcctcctcctgctcctctacACCTGTTCATGGTTTCGCCGCCGAAACGCCCCGACAAAGCGACCAAGCCCAGACTTCCCCCGCGGCCCCTGTCCAGAGTGTTCAGCAGCACCAGTCACGGAGCCAACGTGTTACAA GGCTTTGACTCTTTCCGGATGGATGAGACTCTGTGCGACGTGATGCTGGTCCCTGGAGACAGCAAGGAGGCGTTCCCGGTCCACAGAGTCCTCATGGCCTCGTCCAGCGACTACTTCAAGGCCATGTTCACTG GAGGCATGAGGGAGCAGGAGATGAGGGAGATCAAGCTGCACGGCGTCACCAAGGCGGGTCTGAAGAGCGTCATCGACTTCATCTACACCTCCAGGGTCAGCCTGGACAtggggaacctgcaggacacGCTGGAGGCCGCCAACTTCCTGCAAGTCATGCCGGTCCTCAACTTCTGCAACCAGCTCCTGAGCAGCGAG CTGACCATAGATAACTGCGTGGAAATCGAGCGCATCGCCGCCGACTTGCTGCTTGAGGATGTGCAGCAGAACATCG GTGAGTTTGTGTGCCGGAACCTGTCGGACCTGGTCCAGAGCGGCCGCTTCCTGCAGCTGTCGCAGAGCAGCCTGGCCTTCGCCCTGTCCAGCAACTCCCTGCAGGGCTTCTCGGAGCTGGAGCTCTACCACATCGCCCGGGAGTGGCTGGACTTCGACCCCTCCACGCGCAGCGCCTCCGTCTACGCCCTCATGCGCCACGTGCGCTTCCCGCTCATGAGCCCCGGCGAGCTGATCCAGATCtcgcaggaggacgaggagagggGCGACTCCATGATGCGCTCCGACACGTCCTGcgtcaacctgctgctggaggccagcAACTACCAGATGATGCCCTTCCTGCAGCCGGGCCTGCAGACGGAGCGCACGCGCATCCGCTCCGACGCCACGCACATCCTGGCGCTGGGCGGCGTGATGCGGCAGCAGCTGGTGGTCAGCCGCGAGCTGCGGCTGTACGAGCAGGAGACGGGCCTCTGGAGGGCGCTCAAGCCCATGGACGTGCCGCGCTACCAGCACGGCGTGGCGCTGCTGGGGGGCTTCCTCTTCATCGTCGGAG GTCAGAGCACCTACGACACCAAAGGGAAGACGGCCATCGACAGCGCCTACCGCTACGACCCGCGGTTCGACAAGTGGCTCCAGATCGCCTCGCTCAACGAGAAGAGGACGTTTTTCCACCTCAGCGCTCTGAAGGGGAAACTCTTCGCTGTGGGAGGACGAAACGTCTCCGGAGAAATCG ACTCAGTGGAGTGTTACAACCTGAGGACCAACGAGTGGACGTTTGTGGAGCCGATGGTGGAGCCGCACTACGGACACGCCGGGACGGTCCATGGAGACCTGCTGTACATCTCAG GCGGAATCACCCGCGACACCTTCCAGAGGGAGCTGTGGTGCTACGACCCGGCGGGCGACGCGTGGAGCCGGCGCGCCGACATGATGGAGCTGCGGGGGCTGCACTGCATGTGCACGGTGGGCGACCGGCTCTACGTCATGGGCGGGAACCACTTCCGCGGCAGCAGCGACTACAACGACGTGCTGGGCTGCGAGTTCTACAGCCCGGCGGCCGACCAGTGGACGGCGGTGGCGCCGATGCCGCGCGGCCAGAGCGACGTGGGCGTGACGGTGTTCGGCGGCCACGTGTACGTGGTGGGCGGCTACTCCTGGAACACGCGCTGCATGGTGGACATCGTGCAGCGCTACGACCCCGAGCGCGACCTGTGGGAGCGGGTGTTCGACGTGCTGGAGCCCCTGGGCGGCATCCGGGCGTGCACCATGACCGTGCACCTGCCGGAGGGCTCGGTGGACGAGGCGCAGATCCCCGAGGGCCCGCTCCCCACGGCCAAGAGCTGA
- the LOC115403239 gene encoding 3 beta-hydroxysteroid dehydrogenase/Delta 5-->4-isomerase-like — protein MSLRGDVCVVTGAAGFLGKRLVRLLLEEERPAEIRLLDKHVQPEVLDGLEDCRGDSRLTVLEGDVRDGDFLRTACRGATVVFHTASIIDVRDSVEYGEMYSVNVRGTQLLLEACVSENVSSFIYTSTIEVMGPNPAGDAVTNGTEDTAYKSSLKFNYSKTKKEAEDRTLAAHGEALPGGGRLATCVLRPMYIFGEGCRFLLGHMADGVRNRDVLFRMSRPEALVNPVYVGNVAAAHLQAARALQDPRRRERAGGQFYFVSDDTPPVSYSDFNHAVLAPLGFGIQDRLPLPFPVFYAFCLLMEAVCALLRPFARLVPPLSRQLLIMLNTPFSFSYQKARRELGYVPRYGWDEARRRTTQWLAEQLPAQRDKLRRK, from the exons ATGTCTCTGCGAggcgatgtgtgtgtggtgaccgGGGCGGCCGGATTCCTGGGGAAGAGgctggtgaggctgctgctggaggaggagcggccgGCCGAGATCAGGCTGCTGGACAAACACGTCCAGCCTGAAGTCCTGGACGGCCTGGAGG ACTGCCGGGGCGACTCCAGGCTGACTGTGCTCGAGGGCGACGTCCGAGACGGAGACTTCCTGAGGACGGCCTGCCGGGGGGCGACGGTCGTCTTCCACACGGCCTCCATCATCGACGTCAGGGACTCGGTGGAGTACGGCGAGATGTACAGCGTCAACGTGCGAG GaacgcagctgctgctggaggcctgcgTCAGCGAGAACGTCTCGTCCTTCATCTACACCAGCACCATCGAGGTGATGGGGCCCAACCCGGCGGGCGACGCCGTCACCAACGGCACCGAGGACACGGCCTACAAGAGCTCGCTCAAGTTCAACTACAGCAAGACCAAGAAGGAGGCGGAGGACCGCACGCTGGCGGCGCACGGCGAGGCGCTGCCGGGCGGCGGCCGGCTGGCCACCTGCGTCCTCAGGCCCATGTACATCTTCGGCGAGGGCTGCCGCTTCCTGCTGGGCCACATGGCGGACGGGGTCCGGAACCGGGACGTGCTGTTCCGCATGTCGCGGCCCGAGGCGCTGGTCAATCCCGTCTACGTGGGGAACGTGGCGGCCGCCCACCTCCAGGCGGCCCgggccctccaggacccccgCCGGCGGGAGCGGGCGGGGGGGCAGTTCTACTTCGTGTCCGACGACACGCCGCCCGTCAGCTACTCGGACTTCAACCACGCCGTCCTGGCGCCGCTGGGCTTCGGGATCCAGGACCGGCTGCCGCTGCCGTTCCCCGTCTTCTACGCCTTCTGCCTGCTGATGGAGGCCGTCTGCGCGCTGCTCCGCCCCTTCGCCCGCCTGGTGCCGCCGCTCAGCCGCCAGCTGCTCATCATGCTCAACACGCCCTTCAGCTTCTCCTACCAGAAGGCCCGGCGGGAGCTGGGCTACGTCCCGCGCTACGGCTGGGATGAGGCGCGGCGCCGCACCACCCAGTGGCTGGCCGAGCAGCTGCCGGCCCAGCGAGACAAGCTGAGGAGGAAGTGA